Proteins encoded together in one Natranaerovirga hydrolytica window:
- a CDS encoding DUF362 domain-containing protein — protein MTTDISPEGLMAVYEALEWQPTGNVAVKLSTGEAGNTHYLSPDLIKDLVQQVEGTIVECNTAYGGSRASTAMHLQVAKDHGFTAIADVDIMDAEGSISLPVEGGVRLKENFVGANFANYDSVLSLSHFKGHAMGGFGGSIKNIAIGIASSEGKAWIHSGGTSRTSMWGGEQNTFLESMAEAGKSISDYLGNGERIVYVNVMNHLSVDCDCTGNPAKPDMHDIGILASTDPVALDQACMDLVYAAEDGQSLIQRMESRNGILTLEHAEKIGLGSRVYTLVSLDN, from the coding sequence ATGACCACCGATATCTCACCGGAGGGATTGATGGCAGTCTATGAGGCTTTGGAATGGCAACCCACTGGAAATGTAGCAGTAAAACTTAGCACTGGAGAAGCTGGCAATACTCACTATCTTTCCCCTGATCTCATCAAAGATTTGGTACAACAGGTAGAAGGTACAATTGTAGAGTGTAATACTGCTTATGGCGGCTCCCGTGCCAGCACAGCTATGCATTTGCAGGTGGCAAAGGATCACGGTTTTACCGCTATTGCTGATGTGGACATCATGGACGCTGAAGGTTCCATTTCTCTGCCGGTAGAGGGTGGGGTTCGTCTGAAAGAAAACTTTGTAGGTGCAAACTTTGCAAATTATGATTCGGTTCTTTCTCTTTCCCACTTCAAGGGTCATGCCATGGGCGGTTTCGGCGGTTCAATCAAGAACATTGCCATTGGGATTGCATCCTCGGAAGGAAAAGCATGGATTCACAGTGGAGGAACCAGCCGAACCAGTATGTGGGGCGGAGAACAAAATACATTTCTTGAATCTATGGCAGAAGCGGGCAAATCCATATCCGATTATCTCGGCAATGGAGAGCGCATTGTCTATGTCAATGTGATGAACCATCTTTCCGTTGATTGTGATTGTACTGGAAATCCTGCCAAACCGGATATGCACGATATTGGCATCCTTGCCTCCACCGACCCGGTGGCACTGGATCAGGCTTGTATGGATTTGGTTTATGCCGCTGAGGATGGACAGTCCCTTATTCAGCGTATGGAGTCCAGAAATGGGATTCTCACCTTAGAGCACGCAGAAAAAATCGGTCTTGGCAGTAGGGTGTATACTTTGGTAAGCCTTGATAACTAA
- a CDS encoding aldo/keto reductase gives MEYRIFPHSGLKVSTIGIGSGSVHESDAKQTIELIDYAQEQGINLIDMATSYPEPWKHYGAALKGRRDQFHLQMHLGITYETGEYSRNYTLESIKRSFENQMEITGSDYADIAVFHCVDTPEDYNKLMDGGAFDYAIKFKRDGIIRNLGIATHTVEIANRFIATGEMDAFMFSINPAYDFDPAANDPYGEDSKTRSGIAVSQDRQKLFQDCVRLGIRINVMKAYGGGKLLEAKTSPFGRAMSIPQCLKYALDRPAVASCMVGVRNKQDLVEATRLYTATEKELDYSFISKIQPKEMRGACVYCNHCMPCPVGIDIGQTHKFFDLYLAGDEIAKEHYYAMSKNAGDCIQCGICESRCPFGVAVREKMQAACATL, from the coding sequence ATGGAATACAGAATATTTCCCCATAGCGGACTGAAGGTCAGCACCATCGGAATTGGTTCGGGCAGTGTTCATGAATCGGATGCGAAGCAGACAATAGAGCTAATCGATTACGCTCAGGAGCAGGGCATTAACCTCATTGACATGGCAACTTCCTACCCTGAGCCGTGGAAACACTATGGTGCCGCACTCAAAGGGCGACGGGACCAATTCCACTTACAAATGCATCTTGGCATTACATATGAAACGGGCGAATATTCCCGAAATTACACATTGGAATCCATAAAACGCAGCTTTGAAAATCAGATGGAGATCACCGGTTCAGATTATGCTGACATCGCAGTGTTTCATTGTGTTGATACGCCGGAGGACTACAATAAGCTGATGGATGGCGGTGCATTTGATTACGCTATTAAGTTCAAGCGAGATGGTATCATCCGCAATTTAGGCATTGCAACCCACACGGTGGAAATCGCCAACCGATTCATCGCCACCGGTGAAATGGATGCTTTCATGTTCAGCATCAATCCAGCCTACGACTTTGACCCCGCCGCCAACGACCCCTATGGAGAGGACAGCAAAACCCGCAGTGGTATTGCTGTATCTCAGGACAGACAAAAACTCTTCCAGGACTGTGTGCGTTTAGGCATCCGAATTAATGTAATGAAAGCTTATGGTGGCGGTAAGTTACTGGAGGCCAAGACCTCACCCTTTGGCCGAGCCATGTCAATTCCCCAATGCTTAAAATATGCCCTCGATCGTCCGGCTGTAGCTTCCTGTATGGTGGGGGTACGAAACAAGCAGGATTTGGTAGAAGCCACCCGGCTGTATACGGCAACAGAGAAAGAATTGGACTATTCTTTTATTTCAAAGATACAGCCTAAAGAGATGAGAGGTGCCTGTGTTTACTGCAATCACTGTATGCCTTGTCCTGTAGGGATCGATATAGGTCAGACCCATAAGTTCTTTGATCTATACTTGGCAGGTGACGAAATTGCGAAGGAGCATTATTACGCTATGAGCAAAAATGCGGGGGATTGCATCCAATGTGGCATCTGTGAAAGCCGATGTCCCTTTGGTGTAGCTGTTCGGGAGAAAATGCAGGCGGCTTGTGCCACATTGTAG
- a CDS encoding ECF transporter S component — protein MKNTSIKNFTLSAMFVAIGMVLPFMTGQIPQIGNMLLPMHIPVLICGLVCGPKYGTGVGLILPLMRSFIFGMPPLYPVAIAMTFELTTYGLVVGLLYSRSRWQCVIALYQSMIVAMLAGRAVWGVAQIMLLGLGGNEFTWQMFMAGAFLNPVPGIIIQLILIPAIMVALNRTGLIRFKRADSRRTESVIGG, from the coding sequence ATGAAGAATACATCCATCAAAAATTTCACTTTATCGGCAATGTTTGTCGCAATCGGGATGGTGCTGCCCTTTATGACAGGGCAAATTCCGCAGATTGGGAATATGTTGTTGCCTATGCATATCCCTGTTCTGATCTGCGGCTTAGTCTGTGGACCGAAATACGGCACAGGGGTAGGACTTATCCTCCCTCTGATGCGCTCCTTCATCTTCGGTATGCCACCGCTATACCCCGTCGCTATTGCGATGACCTTTGAACTGACAACCTATGGTCTTGTTGTTGGGCTGCTGTATTCACGCTCTCGTTGGCAATGCGTCATTGCACTGTATCAATCTATGATTGTAGCCATGCTTGCAGGGCGAGCTGTTTGGGGCGTTGCCCAAATTATGCTGCTTGGGCTGGGCGGTAATGAATTCACATGGCAGATGTTTATGGCAGGTGCTTTTTTGAATCCAGTCCCAGGCATTATCATACAACTGATCCTTATTCCAGCAATCATGGTTGCCTTGAACCGAACTGGATTGATTAGATTTAAGAGAGCAGATTCAAGAAGAACAGAATCTGTCATAGGGGGTTAA
- a CDS encoding uridine kinase family protein, translating to MIHSTLEVIKSRIQLLLQEKQPILIAIDGRCGAGKTTLAADLQMLCSCNVVHMDHFFLRPEQCTPERLNTAGGNVDHERFLQEVLIPLNRSEALSYRPYDCQTQALTEEIQISPKPINIIEGSYSCHPSLNKYYDLTIFLTIDETEQMHRIECRNGKSAALQFREKWIPLEERYFSAYSIAEFCDLRFHMGNSTARQVNTDA from the coding sequence GTGATTCATAGTACGCTAGAAGTAATTAAATCAAGGATTCAATTGCTTCTACAAGAAAAGCAGCCCATACTGATTGCTATTGACGGCAGGTGTGGTGCAGGTAAAACCACTTTAGCAGCGGATTTACAGATGTTGTGTAGCTGTAATGTTGTTCATATGGATCATTTTTTCTTGCGACCAGAACAGTGCACTCCAGAGAGATTGAATACAGCAGGCGGGAATGTGGATCATGAGCGATTTTTGCAGGAAGTCTTAATTCCATTAAACCGAAGTGAGGCTCTTTCATACCGTCCATACGACTGCCAAACACAAGCATTAACAGAAGAGATACAAATTAGCCCCAAGCCGATCAATATAATAGAAGGCTCATATTCCTGTCATCCGTCTTTGAATAAATATTACGACCTAACAATCTTTTTGACGATTGATGAAACGGAACAGATGCATCGTATTGAGTGCCGAAACGGAAAGTCAGCGGCTCTTCAGTTCCGAGAGAAGTGGATTCCTTTGGAGGAACGCTATTTTTCAGCCTATTCAATTGCAGAATTCTGTGATTTGCGGTTTCATATGGGAAACAGTACAGCGAGGCAGGTGAACACAGATGCTTGA
- a CDS encoding permease: protein MLEILHREWVYLWYYFTIQFQQIFQYWLLGMAIGSVVSVFGKERISLIFERLSEKKLGLFGIVPACILGIASPLCMYGTIPIAASFSEKGMRDDWLASFMMVSILLNPQLITYSAALGITALIVRIVSCFLCGIVAGLLVHFCYQGKQFFCFSGFGEPTSRDTDSNLFIRLLKNFGRNVKVTGLYFLFGIALSALFRRYVPADVFVNLFGKNEGFGILMAATIGVPLYACGGGTIPLLQQWLYSGMSMGGAAAFMITGPATKITNLGALKIVLGIKHFLLYMVFVIAFAFGTGLIVNLLVST, encoded by the coding sequence ATGCTTGAAATATTACACCGTGAATGGGTTTATCTCTGGTACTATTTCACCATTCAATTCCAGCAGATTTTCCAGTATTGGCTGCTGGGTATGGCAATCGGCTCAGTGGTTTCGGTATTTGGCAAGGAGCGGATCAGCCTCATATTTGAGCGTCTGAGTGAAAAAAAGCTGGGGCTGTTTGGCATTGTTCCTGCCTGTATCCTCGGTATTGCTTCACCTCTTTGTATGTACGGCACAATTCCTATTGCAGCATCCTTTTCCGAAAAGGGGATGCGAGATGATTGGCTGGCTTCCTTTATGATGGTCTCAATCCTACTTAACCCCCAGCTTATTACTTACAGTGCAGCACTGGGAATAACGGCTCTCATCGTTAGGATTGTATCCTGTTTTTTATGCGGTATTGTTGCAGGACTGTTGGTACATTTTTGTTACCAGGGAAAACAATTTTTCTGCTTTTCCGGCTTTGGAGAGCCAACCAGCAGAGATACTGATTCCAATCTCTTTATAAGGCTACTAAAAAACTTCGGGCGTAATGTTAAGGTAACAGGGTTATATTTTCTATTTGGCATAGCTCTGTCGGCTTTGTTTCGGAGGTATGTACCAGCAGATGTTTTTGTCAATTTATTCGGTAAAAACGAGGGTTTCGGTATACTCATGGCTGCTACCATTGGCGTACCGCTCTATGCCTGCGGTGGAGGAACGATTCCTCTTTTACAGCAATGGCTGTACAGCGGTATGAGCATGGGCGGAGCAGCAGCTTTTATGATTACTGGCCCTGCAACCAAGATTACAAACCTTGGTGCTTTGAAAATCGTGCTGGGAATTAAGCACTTTCTGTTATATATGGTCTTTGTCATTGCATTTGCATTTGGGACAGGCTTGATTGTAAATTTATTGGTTTCAACATAA
- a CDS encoding sigma-70 family RNA polymerase sigma factor, with product MGEKKEYLIKVQGQLIPVTEEVYLAYYRMKRRERHLEEKDIKHGVFYYSALDTKETTGEDGIPDLTSPPIEDFVMDKLIAEKLRQCILQLSQEEQALILTLFFQNKSEHQLAAETGIPRMTIHNRKKRILAQLKKLMEN from the coding sequence ATGGGAGAAAAGAAAGAATATCTAATTAAAGTTCAGGGACAACTCATCCCTGTTACAGAAGAGGTTTATTTAGCTTATTATCGCATGAAACGCAGAGAACGTCATCTGGAGGAAAAGGATATAAAACACGGGGTATTTTACTACAGTGCCTTAGATACCAAGGAAACCACTGGTGAGGACGGGATTCCAGACCTTACTTCTCCCCCCATAGAGGATTTTGTTATGGACAAACTCATTGCAGAAAAGCTCCGCCAGTGCATCCTCCAGCTTTCCCAAGAGGAACAGGCGCTGATTTTAACACTGTTTTTTCAGAATAAAAGTGAGCATCAACTGGCAGCAGAAACTGGTATCCCCCGCATGACAATCCATAATAGGAAGAAACGGATACTGGCTCAGTTGAAAAAACTTATGGAAAATTAA
- a CDS encoding type II toxin-antitoxin system PemK/MazF family toxin — MQEQKRTIRRGDIFYADLSPVVGCEQGGVRPVLILQNDIGNRYSPTVITAAITSKPKRELPTHVEIWCIEALQENSVVLLEQIRTLDRIRLLDYIGSLSRVGMHSVDKALAVSMGLTLAEVIPQK; from the coding sequence TTGCAGGAACAAAAAAGAACCATTAGGCGAGGCGATATTTTCTATGCCGACTTAAGCCCTGTGGTAGGCTGTGAGCAGGGCGGCGTCCGTCCCGTTCTTATTTTACAAAATGACATAGGAAACCGATATAGTCCCACAGTGATTACTGCTGCCATAACCAGTAAGCCCAAAAGGGAGCTGCCCACTCATGTGGAAATATGGTGCATAGAGGCTCTCCAGGAAAACTCGGTGGTACTGCTGGAGCAGATACGCACCCTTGATCGTATCCGACTTTTAGACTACATAGGAAGCTTAAGCAGGGTGGGGATGCATTCGGTGGACAAGGCATTGGCAGTCAGTATGGGGCTGACCTTGGCCGAAGTGATACCGCAGAAATGA
- a CDS encoding SHOCT domain-containing protein, which yields MSKEQTANEVKYKITLKLLGILLRNGLITSEEYEKIDALNRQTFLPQLAKVYV from the coding sequence ATGTCAAAGGAACAAACAGCCAATGAAGTCAAGTATAAAATCACATTGAAGCTTTTGGGAATCCTGCTTCGTAACGGTCTGATTACCAGCGAAGAATATGAAAAAATTGATGCTTTGAACCGTCAAACCTTTCTTCCCCAGCTTGCAAAAGTATATGTGTAA
- a CDS encoding recombinase family protein, whose protein sequence is MADREKRVKKITKINPVKPQVMLELQPKKRVCAYCRVSTDSREQHNSFTAQTAYYEGMINRRSNWQYAGIYADEARSGTKLQKRDEFLRMIRDCEAGKIDLIITKSITRFARNTVDSIKAIRKLKLLGIAVFFEKENINTLSESSELLLTILSSLAQGEAESTSTNNKWAAIKRFQEGTFKIGIPAHGYTKDIEGELIIDEQEVETVRYIFGEYLKGKGSYAIAKELTEREVPTIRSAEKWTDGVVRGILQNPVYTGNLLLQKTYTTEVIPFQRKANKGELPQYFISENHEPIISMEEGEAVREIYEYRRKQMKTDGIKSQNRYAYSSRIICEECGRVFRRQKIYIGKPYEKVQWCCMQHIEDKEQCSMRAIREDIIQEAFTLMWNKLSSNYTEILSPLLESLKRLRADQQQEKEIRECNEKIMELSKQSHILSGIATKGYFDSAIFIEKQTALQIELDAMRKKRKALLEESGFEREIFYTEHFIRLFESHPGIQDTYREDLFLQSVEQIIIKEGKTVTFRLKNKLELSESCGREGRDDAKAYAHGLPYGKGEGIS, encoded by the coding sequence ATGGCAGACAGGGAGAAAAGAGTAAAAAAGATAACCAAAATAAATCCTGTAAAACCCCAGGTAATGTTGGAGCTCCAGCCAAAGAAACGTGTCTGCGCCTACTGTCGTGTCAGCACAGATTCCAGAGAACAGCATAATTCATTTACTGCACAGACAGCTTATTATGAAGGAATGATCAACAGAAGAAGTAATTGGCAGTACGCCGGAATCTATGCCGATGAAGCACGGAGTGGAACGAAGCTCCAGAAGCGGGATGAGTTCTTGCGGATGATAAGAGACTGCGAAGCTGGAAAAATTGATCTGATCATCACGAAATCAATTACTCGCTTTGCAAGAAACACCGTTGACAGTATTAAAGCAATCCGAAAGCTGAAACTGCTTGGCATTGCAGTATTTTTCGAGAAGGAGAATATCAACACCTTATCCGAAAGCAGTGAGCTGCTCTTGACCATCTTAAGCTCCCTGGCTCAAGGAGAGGCAGAAAGCACTTCAACCAATAATAAGTGGGCGGCAATCAAACGGTTTCAGGAGGGGACCTTTAAAATAGGAATTCCTGCCCACGGATACACCAAGGACATAGAGGGTGAGCTGATTATTGATGAGCAGGAGGTGGAAACCGTCCGCTATATCTTTGGGGAATACCTAAAGGGCAAAGGCTCCTATGCCATTGCCAAAGAGTTGACTGAGAGAGAAGTTCCAACCATACGGAGTGCCGAGAAATGGACAGACGGCGTGGTAAGGGGAATTCTTCAAAACCCGGTTTACACTGGAAACTTACTTTTACAGAAAACCTATACTACTGAGGTAATTCCCTTTCAGCGAAAAGCAAACAAGGGGGAGCTGCCTCAGTATTTTATTTCTGAAAATCACGAGCCCATCATCAGCATGGAGGAAGGGGAAGCGGTCAGGGAGATTTATGAATACCGCCGCAAGCAGATGAAAACAGATGGCATAAAGTCACAAAATCGGTATGCATACAGCAGCAGGATCATATGCGAGGAATGCGGCAGGGTATTCAGACGGCAGAAAATTTATATCGGAAAGCCCTATGAGAAGGTGCAGTGGTGCTGTATGCAGCACATTGAGGATAAAGAGCAGTGCAGCATGAGGGCAATTCGAGAGGATATCATACAAGAGGCATTTACCTTGATGTGGAATAAGCTCTCCAGCAATTATACAGAAATCCTTTCTCCTCTGCTGGAATCCTTAAAAAGACTGCGTGCAGACCAACAGCAGGAAAAGGAAATCCGAGAATGCAATGAAAAAATAATGGAACTGTCAAAGCAGAGTCATATCTTAAGTGGTATAGCCACAAAGGGATATTTTGACTCTGCTATTTTTATAGAAAAACAGACTGCCCTTCAAATAGAGCTGGATGCCATGCGAAAAAAGAGAAAAGCCCTGCTGGAGGAGAGTGGCTTTGAAAGGGAAATTTTCTACACGGAGCATTTTATAAGACTTTTTGAAAGCCATCCGGGGATACAGGATACCTACCGTGAAGACTTGTTTTTACAAAGCGTGGAACAGATCATCATTAAGGAAGGAAAGACCGTAACCTTCCGCTTAAAGAATAAGCTGGAGCTTTCAGAGAGCTGTGGAAGGGAGGGCAGGGACGATGCAAAGGCATATGCCCATGGGCTACCGTATGGGAAAGGGGAAGGTATTTCTTGA
- a CDS encoding recombinase family protein has product MQRHMPMGYRMGKGKVFLEEEKARVVRKVFADYLSGISTHAIAKELTAKGIPNANNKPSWNHGSVGRILENIKYLGDEMYPQMIESEVFEQVQNRREEQRQRLGRVKQPNNINSKNSFSGRVWCGECGEVFRKYVENRGRPSEKSKWRCKHYIYKNRVRCIGGAVTEEQIKEVFILAVNRIIKTPSLLEKKPKKAPKRYPPEFLKLDQRIKELEAGQQFSSKELATLIFQRAEAIYQTAKVKDYEHHTENMRQALSGKELQTGFDEELFLQTVKGMIVYTEGQMDVEFINGLTLHETYK; this is encoded by the coding sequence ATGCAAAGGCATATGCCCATGGGCTACCGTATGGGAAAGGGGAAGGTATTTCTTGAGGAAGAAAAAGCAAGGGTTGTCAGAAAGGTTTTTGCGGATTATCTATCAGGTATCTCCACCCATGCCATAGCCAAGGAGCTGACAGCAAAGGGAATTCCAAACGCCAACAACAAGCCATCCTGGAATCACGGCTCTGTCGGCAGGATTTTAGAAAACATTAAATATTTAGGGGATGAGATGTACCCTCAAATGATAGAATCAGAAGTCTTTGAACAGGTACAGAACCGTAGAGAAGAACAGCGCCAAAGGCTTGGAAGAGTCAAACAGCCCAATAACATAAACAGTAAAAACTCATTCAGCGGCAGAGTTTGGTGCGGAGAATGCGGCGAGGTCTTTCGAAAATATGTGGAGAACAGGGGAAGGCCCTCAGAAAAAAGCAAATGGAGGTGTAAGCATTACATCTATAAAAACCGGGTTCGCTGCATCGGCGGAGCCGTCACAGAGGAACAGATAAAAGAGGTTTTCATACTGGCGGTAAACAGGATAATAAAAACCCCTTCCCTGCTGGAGAAAAAACCAAAGAAAGCTCCAAAGCGTTATCCTCCGGAATTTTTGAAGCTGGATCAAAGGATAAAGGAGCTGGAGGCAGGTCAGCAATTCTCCTCTAAGGAGTTGGCGACACTGATTTTTCAGAGGGCAGAAGCAATCTACCAGACTGCCAAGGTCAAAGATTATGAGCACCATACAGAAAATATGAGGCAAGCCCTTTCAGGTAAAGAACTGCAGACAGGATTTGATGAAGAACTGTTTTTACAGACAGTCAAGGGAATGATTGTTTATACAGAGGGACAGATGGATGTGGAATTTATCAATGGGCTGACCCTCCATGAAACTTATAAATAA
- a CDS encoding recombinase family protein yields MQGVRKKNISIIPSRPDYDRSIKVQLKALRVAAYCRVSTLLEQQESSYEAQIAYYTEKIQQNPNWKLAGIYADDGKSATNTKKRDDFNTMIEACMAGKIDLILTKSVSRFARNTVDSLQTIRKLKEKNIGIIFEKEGINTLEATGELLITILSSQAQEESRNLSENTRWGIARRYENGVVLVNHKKFLGYTKDEEGELVIVPEQAKLVRRIYRLYLEGLSTQQIADTFIKEGIKTVTGKDKWHDTVIAKVLQNEKYMGDVLQQKTYTVDFLTKKRVKNDGIVPQYYIEDNHEAIIPKELFYQVQEERARRASLHKPSITRRAKKEKSKYSSKYVLSDILICGECAHPYRRQTWSRNGTLTPVWRCESRLLNGTKTCKHSATLKEKPLHEAIMTAVDSVVENQREVVGAFRENVIRVIGSYTTKNIKTAFDEEIIELQKQLLTLIEENAKQGAVNEDFDEQYRKIAEEMQALKMKKLKQAREQKLAGEYGQRVEGMNSCLGRVSYRVGEFDEDLIRRLILRIKVISESRIEIQFKDGIIMEQEVAFYED; encoded by the coding sequence ATGCAAGGGGTGAGAAAAAAGAACATATCCATCATACCTTCACGACCGGACTATGACAGAAGCATCAAGGTGCAGTTAAAAGCCTTACGGGTAGCAGCATACTGCCGTGTCAGTACCCTGCTTGAACAGCAGGAAAGCAGTTACGAAGCTCAGATAGCTTACTATACAGAGAAAATTCAGCAAAACCCAAACTGGAAGCTGGCAGGCATTTATGCCGATGATGGAAAATCTGCAACCAACACCAAAAAAAGAGATGACTTTAATACCATGATCGAGGCATGTATGGCGGGAAAAATCGACCTGATACTGACCAAATCCGTCAGCCGTTTTGCAAGAAATACGGTGGACTCCCTGCAAACCATACGAAAGCTCAAGGAGAAAAATATCGGAATCATTTTTGAGAAGGAAGGTATTAATACACTGGAGGCCACTGGGGAGCTTTTAATCACCATTTTAAGCAGCCAGGCACAGGAGGAAAGCCGTAACCTAAGTGAGAACACGCGCTGGGGAATCGCAAGAAGATATGAAAATGGTGTGGTGCTGGTCAACCATAAAAAGTTTTTAGGATACACAAAGGATGAGGAGGGCGAGCTGGTCATCGTACCGGAGCAAGCAAAGCTAGTCCGAAGAATCTATCGCCTTTACCTTGAAGGCTTAAGCACACAGCAGATAGCGGACACCTTCATAAAAGAGGGAATTAAAACGGTAACGGGAAAGGACAAATGGCATGATACCGTCATCGCCAAGGTACTTCAAAACGAAAAATACATGGGGGATGTCCTGCAGCAAAAGACCTATACGGTGGACTTCCTTACAAAAAAGCGGGTGAAAAACGACGGCATCGTCCCTCAATATTACATCGAGGATAACCATGAAGCCATTATCCCGAAAGAGCTTTTTTATCAGGTACAGGAAGAAAGGGCAAGGCGAGCAAGCCTCCATAAGCCATCCATTACAAGGCGGGCCAAGAAAGAGAAAAGCAAGTACAGCTCGAAATATGTACTCTCAGACATCCTTATATGCGGTGAATGCGCCCACCCTTACCGCAGACAGACATGGTCAAGGAATGGAACCCTTACCCCTGTATGGCGATGTGAGAGCCGCTTGCTAAACGGAACAAAAACCTGCAAGCATTCAGCCACCTTAAAGGAAAAACCCCTGCATGAAGCGATTATGACGGCTGTGGACAGCGTGGTGGAGAATCAGAGGGAGGTTGTAGGAGCCTTCAGAGAAAATGTCATCCGAGTGATAGGCAGCTATACTACCAAAAACATCAAGACGGCGTTTGATGAGGAAATTATAGAATTACAAAAGCAGCTTCTTACACTGATCGAAGAAAATGCCAAGCAAGGAGCCGTCAATGAGGATTTTGACGAGCAGTATAGGAAAATCGCAGAGGAAATGCAAGCTCTTAAAATGAAGAAACTAAAGCAGGCAAGAGAGCAGAAACTGGCTGGCGAATATGGACAAAGGGTGGAAGGCATGAACTCCTGCCTGGGCAGAGTAAGTTATAGAGTCGGAGAGTTTGATGAGGATTTAATCAGACGTCTGATACTCAGGATAAAGGTAATCAGTGAATCCAGAATAGAAATCCAATTTAAAGATGGTATCATCATGGAGCAAGAAGTGGCATTTTATGAAGATTGA
- a CDS encoding helix-turn-helix domain-containing protein: MAIQSRLSVLMGERRYNIQAVIDKTGLDRTTVSNLYHDKVKRIDFKTLDKLCGLFDCKPNDILNHIKED; encoded by the coding sequence ATGGCAATTCAGAGCAGATTGTCCGTACTCATGGGTGAACGTAGATACAATATTCAAGCGGTTATTGATAAAACTGGGTTGGATAGAACCACTGTATCAAATTTATATCATGACAAAGTGAAGCGCATTGACTTCAAAACACTCGACAAATTATGTGGACTGTTTGATTGCAAGCCAAACGATATACTGAACCATATCAAAGAAGACTAA